In one Oncorhynchus masou masou isolate Uvic2021 unplaced genomic scaffold, UVic_Omas_1.1 unplaced_scaffold_1594, whole genome shotgun sequence genomic region, the following are encoded:
- the LOC135531467 gene encoding uncharacterized protein LOC135531467 yields MENPSFRFTPSQELVLKATPQAVKVAADGPPASGAQGPPVRAKKWEEVEAEARARVVSEGGDPGAEMVVLSRCAVQFGKYRGQTFKWMMENDVGYMVHLVTVHQKEREREGSVSQHPLMANKDALTRYSCAYPAFSEMVRFNRAHEEAEVLSSQPGQEGKALVGIGKYKWDTLQDLYEATGADRIKYVRSMRTQTPRYPGSAMAALIDYIQRRDREGVAAVARPAAASTIPASNTRPNSAATPLGPAISAFLSRRSLAPGELQAKMNKLIASQPAVQGVSFPRPALPPTDISDAELVKAAADIDTSVALQLHPSLPRPLPPNDRAPVPALVPDPAPAPALLGRSEEEDLPRQSFLPPRPASESAELLLPESWRSSLTKEQQRWIGRTLFTRDSFGRSTLTTDLVTWWNPPQPRPIYNQPPASPSPSSHVSCSFGCPYACGHTSWHAPSLGAEAHCARLGSTRPSGGSWTSTAGISWPLSTWNAAGVRRRSRGGHGTLSVSWTLGIAASFQQY; encoded by the exons ATGGAAAATCCTAGTTTCCGGTTCACGCCCTCACAGGAGTTGGTCCTCAAGGCCACACCGCAGGCAGTTAAAGTGGCCGCTGACGGCCCCCCTGCTTCTGGTGCCCAGGGCCCTCCTGTGAGGGCTAAGAAGTGGGAGGAAGTGGAAGCAGAGGCTCGAGCCCGTGTCGTCTCCGAGGGAGGTGACCCCGGTGCAGAGATGGTCGTCCTGAGCCGGTGCGCGGTTCAGTTCGGCAAGTACCGTGGTCAGACCTTCAAGTGGATGATGGAGAACGACGTGGGCTACATGGTGCACCTGGTAACGGTGcatcagaaggagagagagcgagagggcagTGTTTCCCAGCATCCCCTGATGGCCAACAAGGACGCCTTGACTCGCTATTCGTGCGCCTATCCGGCCTTCTCTGAGATGGTCAGGTTCAACCGGGCGCACGAGGAAGCTGAAGTCCTGTCCTCCCAGCCAG GCCAGGAGGGCAAGGCCCTTGTCGGCATCGGAAAGTACAAGTGGGACACGCTGCAGGACCTGTATGAGGCTACGGGTGCAGACAGGATAAA ATATGTCAGGAGCATGAGGACGCAGACACCCCGTTATCCTGGGAGTGCGATGGCCGCCTTAATTGATTACATTCAGCGCAGAGACCGGGAGGGGGTAGCTGCTGTGGCCAGGCCCGCCGCAGCCAGCACCATCCCCGCCAGTAACACCCGGCCCAACAGTGCGGCTAC GCCTCTTGGTCCTGCGATCTCTGCGTTCCTTTCAAGGCGCTCTCTCGCCCCAGGCGAACTGCAGGCGAAGATGAATAAACTCATTGCTTCTCAGCCTGCAGTTCAAG GGGTGTCTTTCCCTCGACCAGCACTGCCACCAACAGATATATCAGACGCAGAGCTGGTCAAAGCAGCTGCTGACatagacacat CCGTTGCCCTACAGCTCCACCCATCGCTCCCTCGGCCTCTGCCTCCAAATGACCGAGCCCCGGTCCCTGCCCTGGTTCCTGACCCGGCCCCTGCTCCTGCCCTACTAGGGCGGAGCGAAGAGGAGGATTTGCCCCGGCAGTCCTTCCTGCCTCCAAGGCCCGCCTCAGAAAGTGCTGAG cTGCTGCTTCCAGAGAGTTGGCGTTCATCTCTCACCAAGGAGCAGCAGCGGTGGATCGGCCGCACGCTGTTCACCAGGGATAGCTTTGGGAGGTCGACACTCACCACTGACCTGGTCACGTGGTGGAACCCTCCCCAACCACGGCCGATCTACAATCAGCCACCCGCATCCCCGAGCCCTTCTTCGCATGTCAGCTGTTCCTTTGGATGCCCGTACGCATGTGGGCATACAAGCTGGCATGCCCCCAGTCTGGGTGCAGAGGCACACTGTGCCAGGCTGGGCTCTACAAGACCATCCGGAGGGTCTTGGACATCGACCGCTGGTATCTCATGGCCACTGAGTACCTGGAATGCGGCCGGTGTAAGAAGAAGGTCGCGGGGTGGTCACGGGACCTTGTCAGTCAGCTGGACGCTCGGCATCGCTGCCAGTTTCCAGCAATATTGA